A portion of the Plasmodium relictum strain SGS1 genome assembly, chromosome: 11 genome contains these proteins:
- the PNKP gene encoding bifunctional polynucleotide phosphatase/kinase, putative produces MKKRSMPHFNLPNKKWNIVEDSLVYRIVKDKEDKIYKKIYSFDLDNTLILSRTYFKPAQNEHDYIFYSDNVIDFLKKKYSENYKIIIFSNQKGVSTGKISLLNIINRVDDVIEKIGIPLECYLALRNDKYRKPRIGMYNFAKQNNNNEIEEIIYVGDNANRTYDDNFKRLYINHLKYIYAKNNVKVDIDEIYKKLKKDYTDTDLKFALNINATFYTPEELFLNIKNKISTNFPFDPKDLNKNLENTNKLHYFIEKNKNEKLSEEKMNNAIEKEKKETLLENIEKNPKENYYQMLVILIGPPGCGKTFLCKNYFSDFIKINLSELKTKKKCLEVLKESIIQGKSVIMDNGNRSVNDRAIYINEAKKINKNIKIEAIYFNYPKDLVFHLNTFKLITDKSNEIIDIPTIAIHSFYKYIEEPSPKENFDKITILDEKNFLPSNFENSEQKKLFFLYLN; encoded by the coding sequence gtaGAAGACAGTTTGGTGTATCGTATTGTTAAGGATAAAGAAgataaaatttacaaaaaaatatattcttttgaTTTAGATAATACATTAATTCTTTCTCGTACATATTTTAAACCTGCTCAAAATGAGCatgattatatattttattctgATAATGTAatagattttttaaaaaaaaaatattcggaaaattataaaattataattttttctaatcAAAAAGGAGTAAGCACAGGAAAGATAAGtctattaaatattataaatagaGTTGATGAtgttatagaaaaaataggTATACCTTTAGAGTGTTATTTAGCTTTAAGAAATGATAAGTATAGAAAACCAAGAATAGGAATGTATAATTTTGCTAAacaaaataacaataatgaAATAGAAGAGATAATTTATGTTGGGGATAATGCAAACAGAACCTATGACGACAATTTTAAAAGGCTATATAttaatcatttaaaatatatatatgctaaaaataatgtaaaagTTGATATTGatgaaatttataaaaaattaaaaaaagattacACAGATACTGATTTAAAATTTgctttaaatataaatgcaACTTTTTATACACCTGAAGAATTattcttaaatataaaaaataaaatatcaacCAATTTTCCATTTGATCCAAAGgacttaaataaaaatttagaaaatacaaataaattacattatttcattgaaaaaaataaaaatgaaaaattaagtgaagaaaaaatgaataatgctattgagaaagaaaaaaaagaaactttattagaaaatatagaaaaaaatcctaaggaaaattattatcaaatGTTAGTCATTTTAATAGGACCCCCCGGATGTggaaaaacatttttatgcaaaaattatttttctgatttcattaaaattaatttaagtgaattaaaaacaaaaaaaaaatgtttagaAGTTTTAAAAGAAAGTATTATTCAAGGAAAAAGTGTTATAATGGATAATGGTAATAGAAGTGTAAATGACAGAGCAATATACATTAATGAAgctaagaaaataaataaaaatataaaaattgaagctatttattttaattaccCGAAAGATTTGGTGTTTCATTTAAACACTTTTAAATTGATCACTGATAAGTCAAATGAAATTATAGATATCCCCACAATTGCTAttcattctttttataaatatattgaagAGCCATCACCAAAAGAAAACTTTGACAAAATAACAATattagatgaaaaaaattttttaccatcaaattttgaaaatagtgaacaaaaaaaattattttttttatatttaaattaa